Within Triticum dicoccoides isolate Atlit2015 ecotype Zavitan chromosome 1B, WEW_v2.0, whole genome shotgun sequence, the genomic segment CAACATGCAAATTCTAACTAAAAATGATTCACTCAACTAGAACTACATACGATTCATCGAACTACATTTCATTCACACATAGGGGCGGCAAATAAGCCTACGACTTAATACATATCCAAAGTAACTAAAGCGGGACTAGTTACGGGTCTTGTCAGCGCCTGACGTGTCGACGCGGGCATCGGTAGGGAGCGCAACATTGCGGGCCTCAATGGTGCGGAAATGAGGTAGGGCGTCCTCGTCCCACTCCGGTCATCCATGGGCTACATTGCGGGCCTCTATGGCATGGAAACGGGCCAGGGCGGTCTCATTCCACTCAGGCCATGTGCCATCGTCTGCGGTGGCGATCGCACGGTCCCAAGTTAGGCGCTCTCTCTCGGGTCCATCTTCCGAGCAGCCTCCATGGCGAGCTTGAAATTAGCCCACTCCGCTTCCTCGTCATACGTCACTCCTCCTCTTGCTTGATGGTGAAGGGGGGCTTTGCTTGATGCTGGCAGCCATGAGGTCAGACCTTCGACAATTCGCCATTGAGCGGAGTGGAGAAGTGGAGTGGGAGGCGTTGGCCTTTTATAGCCGAGATGAACAAGTGGCGGGAAAAGGCACGGACCGGGGAAATGGGGACGAGAACGGACAATGCCAAACATTTATTGGCAGCTGGGCAGGCGGCAACGCCGACGAGCAAACATTAAGGAGTGTTTTTCATGGTGGGAAACACAATTGTCACATTGGTACGGCACGTAAAAGAGAGGAAGACAAGGTGAAATTTCCCAACTACGTGAACGATTGGATTTGGAGCAAGCTATGTATACCCCGTCCAGCCTTCAAATATGCAGGCTTGAAAACAAATATGGAGAGCGCCCTCTTTTTTTTGTCGATAGTGGTATATATGATGCATCTGTTAGATTATTTTTCAAGAAGAAAAATGTTATGCCCATGGCTATACTAATGTTATTATGCGATCGACCACATGTGCTATTAACAACACGAATCATGCCACACGCAAGACGCTTGTATTCACcctgtagtccatttgaatctttcAGCCCTTCTCCTCCATTTGAATATTTCAGGCAACTCCCGCATAGAGCGTAGGGTTTCTCAAGATTCATTTGCTTTTAGAGTGTAGGGTTTAGGATTTCGAGCCTTAGGGTGCAGGGTTTAAGTTTTAGTATCTGAAACTTGTTGAATCCATTCTCCGTTTTAGTCAAGTTTCTACAGTTGAAAGTTGGTGAAGATTTTAAAACTCATCAAAACATATTCAAGAGTGGTCTTGTTTCAAAGGCCTCGTCGCAAGGAACACTAATATGTAACTGAAACATAAATTGCCCCGCCAAAAAAACACATAAATTAGACTCTATATTTAAATTAAAAATCAAATGAGAAAGTATggaatgtactctctccgttccataatatagagAACGtttaacgttcttatattatgggacagagggagtacctcgCTAGTAGCCCACTAGAATGTCTCAGCCCCTTCTCCTCAATTTGAATCTTTTATAGGAAGCTACCTCGATGAGATGGGCGGTCCTGGGGAGGGATCGTGTTTGGTCTTGGTGTAGGAATACCAAACTACTCTAGCTACAATGCACCAACAAAAGaggtccatttgaatctttgagccCCTTCTCCACGATGAGCTGGGATTGCGGGAAGGAAGCATTGCCGGTCCATAAAGTTGGGCAGTTGGGATAGGCCACGCGAGGAAGCTAGTAAGCTAAACTGACAATGGAAAAGAAAGCCTGATTGTCAGAGCCTCAGAGCTGCGGGAACCGGTGCTCGTGAACCAGCCAGCGCAAAGCAGTCTCCCCGGTTGCACACACAAGACTAGTAGTACCACACCACCtaatcggccgccgccgccgccgccaaaatGCTGCCGCTCCTCCGCGGCGTGGtctccggccgcctccgccgctccctctgcaccgccgccgcctcgatcCCTCCCTGGGCGATGGTGGACCGGGGCACCCTGATGAAGAAATCCGAGGGGAGCGTCTCCTTCTCCTTCGCCCGGGCCCCCGCCGTCTCCTCCGTGACCATCCCCATCTTCGGCCGGGCCTTCATGTCGAAGCCTCCCCCGGATGGCCGCATGTACTCCGACATGCTCCGCAGCCGCGTCCTCGCCGCCAGCGGCCACGGCTTCCTCCTCCTGGGCACCCTCAAGTCCCGCTACAGGGCTCACCCGCTATCGGGCCTGGACCTCCCCGTCGAGGTGCTCCTCAAGGTCGCCCCTTTGGAGCTCCTCTACCGCAAGTTCACGCGCTTCGTCTGCAACCCCGTCTCCGGCCAGCTGTTCCGCCTCCCGGAGTTCGAGGAAGCGGAGAGGACCTTGTCGTTTCCAGACGGCATGGCGGGCATGGGCCTCCTCACCCAAGCCGACGGCGATGGTCCCAACCGCGCGCCCAAGAGGTATGCCGCTGCTCAGCTCACCGAGGTCGACGGCGGGCGGCGCTTCCTGCTGCGCCGGTTCTCCTCCGAGACAGGGGATTGGGACGAGCGGGTGCTGCCGTCCCCGCTGCCGCCTCAGCGGCGGATGCACCTGGACCACGAGGTGCTGGACTTCGGAGGCCGGCTCTGGTGGGTGGACGTGAGCTGGGGCGCCGTCTGCGTCGACCCTTTCAGCGACCGGCCCGAGCTCTGCCCCGTCGAGCTCCCTCCTGACAGCATGCTTCCGAACCAACAGGGCGAGACAGAGATGGAGCAGCTTGTGCAGCGCCGGCACATGGGGGTCAGCGCCGGCCGGCTGTGCTACGCCGAGGTCGACCCCTTACACATCAAGTCCTTCGTGCTCGACGACGACCGGAGCGACCGCTGGACACTGGAGCACCAGGTGTCAGTTCCCGATCTTTGGCGCAATGAGGGCAATGCCAAGGCGACGCCTTCGATTGCTGCTGTCGACCCGCTCAACACTGGTGCTCTCCATCTCAGCGTGGACAAAATTCATGTCAATGTGGACATGGGCAAGAGGATGATCGAGAGTTCTGTGTTTCCTGATGAAAACCACTTGGGGTCAGGTTGTTACCTGCCATGTGTGCTCCCGTCGTTTCTCTGGACTAGCCCAATTCCAGGTGATTCATTTTGTGTTACTGTTGTAGGTAGATGCATTGTACTAGTAATAACGTAGTAGTATAAGTTAGTTATATGTTCCAAGTTCTTGTATCTTGATCAAAAGAACTTTTTGCAGGCAAGAACAAGACTTTGGACATGGCGAAAAACAAGACTTCGGCAGATGTTTTGGTTCGTTCAGACAGACAGCAAACGAAATGAAGGTGAGAAGTTCCATCCAAAGTACCTCTGGGCACTATTGCTCCATTATTAGCTGCATCCGGCATGTCATCCATTCACTTGTTTAGGATGttgtattttctactccctccgttcctaaatgtaggtctttttagagattctaacaagcgactacatatggagcaaaatgagtgaatctatattctaaaatgtgtctatatacatctgtatgttgtaatccatttgaaatgtctaaaaaaacttatatttaggaacggagggagtaggataaGTAACTCTTAGTCAGTACATGCACCTATGATCTGGTGAATTATTCTTGTGCTCCTTTTGCGAAATTACAACCACTGTGTTTGCCTTATATATCGTCATTCTCCGGTAAAAAAGAATTGCCGTTGTTCTTCAAGTTAGCCTGTAATTGGTTAAGTTCCAGCTAGTGTTGCATTGCAACTAGTAATATTTATTTATTATAACCGTGCTCAAATTAATAAACGGTACAGATCGCTCTGCAGAATGCTAGCACTTGAACTTGTTCCTCCAGTCGTACAGATAGAAACttgtaattctgct encodes:
- the LOC119308088 gene encoding uncharacterized protein LOC119308088, whose product is MLPLLRGVVSGRLRRSLCTAAASIPPWAMVDRGTLMKKSEGSVSFSFARAPAVSSVTIPIFGRAFMSKPPPDGRMYSDMLRSRVLAASGHGFLLLGTLKSRYRAHPLSGLDLPVEVLLKVAPLELLYRKFTRFVCNPVSGQLFRLPEFEEAERTLSFPDGMAGMGLLTQADGDGPNRAPKRYAAAQLTEVDGGRRFLLRRFSSETGDWDERVLPSPLPPQRRMHLDHEVLDFGGRLWWVDVSWGAVCVDPFSDRPELCPVELPPDSMLPNQQGETEMEQLVQRRHMGVSAGRLCYAEVDPLHIKSFVLDDDRSDRWTLEHQVSVPDLWRNEGNAKATPSIAAVDPLNTGALHLSVDKIHVNVDMGKRMIESSVFPDENHLGSGCYLPCVLPSFLWTSPIPGKNKTLDMAKNKTSADVLVRSDRQQTK